CAGTGTAAATCTTAAGTGTGGGGGGAATTATTAAACAACACTTAGCAAATGCTTCAATGATTAATCCTCgagcatgaaatttttttttttggttattctTTGAGAAACCGCACTAGTGATTACATGATACACTAATTGACTTTCTAGATTTTTGAACACTCAAGAAATTACATCACAcctagaattgattgagatgagcTGTAGTTGTAGCCGAAGGGTTTGAGCACAAACTAGTTTTGTATCATGTTTTGAGACATCATCTATGCACTTTGAGTCATACttatatgaattaattgtgaattAGCAAGAGGTGAGCTCatgaaaaaaaagagagaaataaactctttagcgctttaaaattttcaataactctCATGTGCTGattgataagaaaaattggaggagtttgaaaaaatcatgaagaatgagaaagggattgatgaaaagatatatataaaagaaaaagGAGGATGAATGAATGTTATATGATGTGGTGATTGAAAAACCTAAAAGGGAATGTTGTTGAAGATCGAAAAAAAACTGGAGGAAGAGAAAGAAAATATGGGGGAATATGAATGAAAGTACAAGGAAGATAAAAAAGATAGGTGGATGAATGATGAAATTCCATAAGGGAAGGAAGATAGGAGATGAAAGAGTGCGCTATATGATTAActtgtttattttctctcattttgaattccctacctttattgtagccgtgagccgtggCCTAACGTTATAACCTTAAAAAGACCTATTGACCGGGTCATATTCCTCCAACATTTAGTGGAGAAAGATATGAAAGATAAGCTTGTGGAGagtttctttatatatatataaaaaattcagaaaatatcTGCATTCCTTAAACTAAAACACCTTTGAggaatatgagttttgacttcTACACTACACATGTctcattatcttgatcttttctagtgaatgCTTGAATTTTAAAGTTGCAACGAAAGTGAATCTTTCGACTTTCAaagtgtgatcttttgattgagtGTGATGGAATTTGGTATGttgaaaagtgttgattgtgtcattttgtgttatgaatcattgaatattccttcataatatttttattcttttgattTGCTCGAGGACAAACAAAGGCTAAGTGTGGGGGgattgataaggccaaatcttgaaaagattttagggatttgatttaataatatttgcccttatctaatatttttatccctatttatgtgcttaattgaattaataattgtagatttaaataaaagatgaaaaatgattaaatttggaaataaaataaatttacaagacttcaaaggaaataaaatatttttattttattatcttgatattattgaagttcttgataaagatgaagtctaatctttgaaaataaaatctacAATCTTATTATCTACAAGGTTTAAGTGGAGATGAGCTTAAAAAAGAATACAAGGATAGGCCCATTTAGAAGAATAAAAGGAAGAAAAGCGTACAGAGAAGGAGCCGACACAGGAAGAAAGAAGCGCAGAAGACCGCGGAAGAGAGGGGAACAGAAGCTACTGTGAAGTAGTATCACCGCGGAAGAAGAACATAAGGGAGGAAGAGTGAAGGGCAGAAGCAAGAGTAATTCCGCACACACGCTACAAATCATTGAGAATTCTTTTCCTTCTTTCTTAACTATGTTTTcttcatttaatttaaacactgattttgacttttattttaagtttatgaggtagatttttatagactaagaCCATGATAGGGCcgaaacatattattttttgatattttgagtttaattcaattagattatttattttattcattgattgatgtcgtttatcacgtgtttttttaatctggccaattaaattgaatatttgttggttaatctaaaaccggaaggcgatagattaatatttgcttcacacatcaatcaacacatggttaaattgactagaaatagtattcgatttcagtgtgcgattttaggttgaaaaactggaatttcacagcgatctaatgcggttgaatctaattaaattcagttaggaataattggactgttagatttaattaggtttattaattcggggaatcgtttaataaataattttgggaattccgtcgtgaattaaataattaatttaatgaatatgAGTTTGACACGTATATTATAAGTtgtctcggtaccgttgtgcgccttagtcgtttttaaataatttgaattttcgtctaatttaataatttggatttttttgctttagttaatttatttaaattgtttaatttagttttgattaatctatctcccatcatttgaactttattagcctaaattaggaaaaataattcatattctagtaattaaacatcgatctctgtgggtacgatacgtggactcatctccaaatactattacttgacctagtccgcttgctagatttattcgcaaccgaaatcgtcggtcagaAGGCATACAAAATGAACAAAAAACTCATAAAACGATTttacaaataaattttataagatCTCTGATCCAATTCGATTCATgaactaatattattatttatttttaaaaaaatttaaatatatattggaCTGAGTTGTCTGCCCGAAAAAATAAAAGTGCCATCATGAAAATGTAGCATACATTTCCAGCGTGCGTGGTACTTTTTGCGCTGACAAGTACAAATTTGTCCTGTTTTAAGCTGTGGGACTAATATAATCCACCACCACCCTTTAAAAATTGCATGCTTCACTCTTCAATTCCAACTGACGACTATATATGTATATCCTCATTCCTTAAACATCACAACATATAGAAACCTTGCAAGGTAAGAAAAAGAAGGAATAATTGAATTCTTGCCTTTATTAATTCTCGTAGCTTCTTGATTTTTTAACCAAAAAAAGACAGTTGTTAGCATCGAAGAAAGAATTTGACAAAACGGGTCTACCGTTGTGGATGTTGGGGTTCCATGTGGAGCGTTTGCTGGCCGAAATGAACCGGTTGCTGGCTTTACTCTTCCACCAGGTTCAATAGTACTGATCACGATTTGTCGAAATATATGGATTGTCTCTTGAGATAACATTGAAATGTTGTGATGGTGTACGTGTTTTAGGGAGTGTTGGATGAGCAGTTCTTGCAGCTGCAGCAGCTGCAAGATGAATCATCTCCAAACTTTGTCTCCGAGGTTGTCAACATATACTTCCACGAGTCTGAAAAGCTATTGAAGAACCTCAGAGCATTGTTGTATGTAATTCACTCCAAAGATTACATttggaaattataaaatttattttgtggGTTTGAAACTGTTTTGTGTGATATATTTTGATAGGGCAGATAGAGAGTTATCGGACTACAAGAGAATGGGAATACATTTGAATCAATTAATGGGAAGCAGTTCGAGCATTGGTGCCAAAAGAGTGAGGAATGTGTGCGTCGCCTTTCGCGCTGCTTCCGACCAAACCAACTGGCCTGGGTAAACACACGCCTTTTCTAATTTCAATATAGCACGTACTTAAATTTCACTTTTTCACATGCTTGCAAAAAGCCTCTTGGGTccgaataaaaaataaatcaatttaGGTGCTTAAGAGCGTTGGAACTCCTCGAATACGAGTACTGTTACCTCAAGAACAATCTGCACGAACTGTTCCAGGTCGAACAACAGAGAATCCTAGCTTCCTCCGTCAGGCACCCAGTGCACCAGCAACAACATCCTAATAATCAGTAGCCCACACAGAATCAGCTGCGCAGCAACAATAAAAAGTGTTGATAGTGACAGGATGATTTGATCAATTCATGGTTTTCTCGTATTTTGAAACAAAGTTCGGCTTTGTAATGCAGAGCTTCGTTTAGTCCCTTTTAGTAGACTGTCACTTGTTTCGATGTTCGTGATGTGGAATGGAATGTCGGATCCATTGTTGTAAATTAAATGTCATTTCAGTCAATCGTGAAATTTAATTTTCTCGCAAGTGAAAActgttatatttattatatatatttgtgtgaGTTATTTTGATTTACCATATTATAAAAAACGAATCCTATCCGGccctttatttttaaaattttcttagtCATTTTGAGTTGAAAATGTGGCATGTGATATCAATGGTTTGCTGTTTTGCTAAAAATTATATCTGATGGTAAATATGatgttcaaatttttttaaccgTACAACGGTCCAaacacaatatttttaaatgctaCAAAAGTCCAAACACATTGTTTCAAATGTATTACTCGTGAGAGATTTAATAAAAGCTATAAATCATGTAATTGAAATCATATATTGTAGTTATTCTAGATTTTAGACAACGGAACAATGTGAGCAGCAACAGTaacactagtagaaaaatcggattttacttcggatgtttaaaaacacgggcttcactatatttttttattatattttacttcggcatatcaatgttgacgaagtaaaaaaataagaaaaataagttCATGCTGAAGTAATAAGATGAACCGCGCCGATTAATAAAGAAAGCTAAACTATACTaaacatttagcgacggtttgtagTTAAAAATCCGTCGCTATTTtaatcagcgacggtttttcaaaaggcgtcgctaatagcgacgcttttttcgcgcatatgcgcacacaCTTcagcgcatgtgcgcgagtgcCTCTGTTCTCGCATCGTAGCTACTGgcttcctcgcgcatatgtgcgcgacagagcgcgcatatgcgcgaggtcctctgcctagtcgcgcatatgcgcaagagaCACTGCCCTCACACATCAATTTTCGCATGTAATCACATTTCCAGTCACGGTTTGttttaaaccgtcgccgatttagtCAGCGACGGTGttataaaaaaccgtcgctattagcgacggacctgtcaaaaaccgtcgctagtagCGACGGATTTTTAGAAACCGTCGCTAGTAGCGACGGATTTTTAGAAACCGTCGCTGAATAATATCGATTATATCATATTTCCTTCACAGACGAGCTCATTATATCCATCcacattttctttcaaaattaaccctaacaccacgccgttccactcaccgcCGTGGGCTTCGAACCACCAACACcaccgccgttccactcaccgaGAGGGAAGCAAAACACCAGCACCACCACCGTTCAAAGCACTGAGTTAGTCCGGCACCAGTTTCCCGAGGTATGGTATTGATTGGAACGATAATTGGTTAATTTCTTGTTGTCGTACCTCtgttaagttatttattgaaaatgACCACCACCAACCTTATCAGAAGTTTGAAATACATGGTGTTAAGACTTTATAAGTCAAGTGTATTCTATGCGGCTCACGTGTTGACAGAATTAATGCAAGCGATTGGTAGGTCTTTCGATACTGTAATTGATATATTGTTGTGTTCAAAGACTCAGTAGTCTATTGTCTTGTATTATCAAGAGCTACTAGTTGGGAAGTCCTTTTCTGTATGACTCAATAGTTTCTGATGAGGTTGGTGGTTGAGATACACACCATTTCTTTGGAGGTGCGTGTTGTTTTCTAAGGCCTTGGTTGTCCGTCTCTGGGTTCTTAATGTTCGGCAttgtctaaaatatttgttgtccCCTTCTTGTTAGGCATTGTCTAATTTTCGGTTTTTCTAACTTATATGCATTGTGTGTTGAGGACTGGACATGACGGTGTTTGTTAGTCATTGTCTCATGTCTTTTTGTTGTCTTGAAAGGGGAAAAAATGTCACCTGGCTGTAAAAGAACGCGAAAACGTGGTGGCTTATGGCACAATAATATCAGAAGGAGGTCCAAATGTTATGATTCACCATGTTCCACTTGGGGAAGAGAACTTCAAGGTATCTATTGATGTTGTCTTAGATGAAAAAGCACAGCTTCCGATCCCAATTAAGTTTG
The sequence above is a segment of the Primulina tabacum isolate GXHZ01 chromosome 6, ASM2559414v2, whole genome shotgun sequence genome. Coding sequences within it:
- the LOC142548167 gene encoding pseudo histidine-containing phosphotransfer protein 6-like is translated as MLGFHVERLLAEMNRLLALLFHQGVLDEQFLQLQQLQDESSPNFVSEVVNIYFHESEKLLKNLRALLADRELSDYKRMGIHLNQLMGSSSSIGAKRVRNVCVAFRAASDQTNWPGCLRALELLEYEYCYLKNNLHELFQVEQQRILASSVRHPVHQQQHPNNQ